In Sardina pilchardus chromosome 8, fSarPil1.1, whole genome shotgun sequence, a genomic segment contains:
- the ap3m2 gene encoding AP-3 complex subunit mu-2 gives MIHSLFLVNSSGDIFLEKHWKSVVSRSVCDYFFEAQERATEPENVPPVIPTPHHYLINVLRHKIFFVAVIQTEVPPLFVIEFLHRVVDTFQDYFGVCTEAAIKDNVVVVYELLEEMLDNGFPLATESNILKELIKPPTILRTVVNTITGSTNVGEQLPTGQLSVVPWRRTGVKYTNNEAYFDVVEEIDAIIDKSGSTITAEIQGVIDACVKLTGMPDLTLSFMNPRLLDDVSFHPCVRFKRWEAERILSFIPPDGNFRLLSYHVSSQNLVAIPVYVKHNITFREGSSQGRFELTLGPKQTMGKAVESVLVSSQMPRGVLNVNLTPSQGTYTFDPVTKLLSWDVGKINPQKLPSLKGSMSLQTGASKPDENPTFNIQFKIQQLAISGLKVNRLDMYGEKYKPFKGIKYMTKAGKFQVRT, from the exons GAACGTCCCTCCTGTCATCCCGACCCCTCACCACTACCTCATCAATGTGCTCAGACATAAGATATTCTTTGTAGCTGTCATTCAGACAGAGGTGCCTCCGCTTTTTGTCATTGAGTTCCTTCATCGAGTGGTGGACACGTTCCAG GACTATTTCGGAGTTTGTACTGAAGCTGCCATTAAGGACAATGTGGTTGTTGTGTAcgagctgctggaggagatgcTTGACAATGGCTTCCCTCTGGCCACTGAGTCCAACATCCTCAAAGAACTGATAAAGCCACCCACCATCCTCCGCACAGTGGTCAACACTATCACAG GAAGTACTAATGTGGGGGAGCAGCTTCCCACTGGCCAACTCTCTGTGGTACCCTGGAGACGCACAGGTGTGAAATACACCAACAACGAGGCCTATTTTGACGTGGTGGAAGAGATTGATGCTATCATTGACAAGTCAG GTTCCACTATAACTGCGGAGATTCAGGGAGTGATTGATGCCTGTGTGAAGCTGACTGGCATGCCTGATCTCACTCTCTCGTTCATG AACCCCCGACTGCTAGATGACGTCAGTTTCCATCCATGCGTGCGGTTCAAGCGCTGGGAGGCCGAGCgaattctctctttcattcctccGGATGGAAACTTCCGGCTGCTGTCGTACCACGTCAGCTCGCAGAA CCTGGTGGCGATCCCTGTGTATGTGAAGCACAACATCACCTTCAGGGAGGGCAGCTCTCAGGGGCGCTTTGAGCTGACGCTGGGACCCAAGCAGACCATGGGCAAGGCCGTGGAGTCGGTGCTGGTCAGCAGCCAGATGCCACGGGGAGTCCTCAACGTCAACCTCACTCCCTCACAGGGCACCTACACTTTCGACCCAGTCACCAAG CTCTTATCGTGGGATGTTGGTAAGATCAACCCTCAGAAGCTCCCCAGCCTCAAGGGATCGATGAGCCTGCAAACTGGTGCCTCCAAACCAGATGAAAATCCCACCTTCAACATCCAGTTCAAGATCCAACAGCTTGCCATATCAG GACTGAAGGTGAATCGATTGGACATGTATGGAGAAAAGTACAAACCTTTCAAAGGCATTAAGTATATGACCAAAGCTGGCAAATTCCAGGTCCGGACATAG